The genome window AGTTCGCCCACATTTTTCATTGGGCTGTTTTCGCCGATCAGACTCGCGATTATAAAAATGATTTCTGTATAAAACAGCAGCGGGAAGAGCCTTATAAATCGCTTTTTCAGGAATGTGCCAAAGTCTCTGGCATTGCTGATCCTGTTCACGTAATTCATCGCAATCACGAAACCGCTTAATACAAAGAAAAAGTCTACAAAAAGGCTGGAATTGATGACAAAAAAGTTGTTGTAAAAAACCGATTCCTTGAACGCATTATGATGGTGTGCGATTACGAGAATAGAAAAAATGCCTCTTAATCCATCTAATTGTTCAACGCGGTCTCTCATGAGCAGGGTTTCTCGTTACATGGCTATGAAAAAGCAGCATGACGATTTATTGTAAAAAAGGGAATTAGCTGGTAACCGTTGTAAGTTGGGCTGCAACCGGCCTTCTGGAAATACTGTCGAGATATTTGATTCCCAAAAAACGGATCATGACCAGGTAAGGAAACCAGAATGCAATGTCGAAAGGCCTCCCGCCGGTGAACAGCAGCACCATTAAAGACAGAAAGAAATAGGCCAGGAATGTTGTTAGCGGATTGGTATATCTCTTGATTTCGCGCATGGCGTAAATGAACAGGAAGAAATTGAATCCTGCGAAAAATACAAACCCGAAAATCCCATGACTAACCCAGGATTCAAGAAGCGGAATATCCAGGTAATCCGATTTAAAGCCCCGGCCGAGGAAAACATCCCAGGAAAAGAATGTCTCTGTAAACTCAGCAAAACCGCCTACGCGCCCCATTGCGGAAGCATCCGTATCAGCTGTATCCGTAATCCGGACCCCGGTTGAAGTAAAAATTACGTCCATAATCCTATTTTGGAACATGTCCCAATAACCCAGGAGCATATCCAGAATGTTGCCGTAGCGGATTAAAAAATACCTGAGCCCGATCAATATCAAAATGATGAAGGCCATATTCCGCAGTTTAAAGGCACTTCCTATAGCAGTAAACACATTGGAAATCTTGAAATGCAAAACAAAATAAGCGCCTATCATCAGCCCGACAGCCAGATAGCTGGATTTGGCGAGTGAAATAACAATAACACCAAGGCCAAACAGGACCGAAAAGAATAGAAATAATTTCGTAATGATCCCCGGTGTCCGGTTCAGCATGACCATCCCGGTTAACATGCAAATGATGCCATTTCGGGCTGTAATGTGCGGATTCCCACCGGGTTGCGCTCCTTCATTGGCGAAATTTACCGCAGCACGCATTCCCGGCGTCCAGTTGGGGTCCGTCAAAATGGAGTAGACAAGGGTTATATTGGTAAATAATGACATCAGAAACAGGATCATCACCAACGTTTCCTTGACATCATTGGGAACGTGCAGCAGCAGAACGAGAAAGCCGAAAATGAACACGTAGTTACCAATATCCGCAACCGCTTTCCCCTGTTTATTAATAAAAAAGAAATAATATAATGTAAGCAGCAGGAAGCCAAGACCGAGATTGAACAATATCACATTTGGCTTGTAAAGTCTTTTGAATAGGTGCATAGGCACCATCATCGTGAGCGCCAATGAAAAGAAAATGGCGGTGAAAACGCTACTTGCCGGCCCGATTCCCAGTGTATCGCGGATAAAAAATATCAGCGGAAAACCGTTGAACATCATCGCGATGCCAACGGAATATCTGAGATTATTAAAGTTTGTGGCTATGTTTAGTAGACTCCAATTCATCTGGAAAATCTGAAACGGATATATTGTAAATCTAATCGCACCGCGAAATAGAGAATTTTACGAACTCGGCACCAAAGATACCTTATTTTGTTGAGAGCTGCTGAACCGTTCGTTGAAATGTACAATTTCTGAATTTTGGCGTGTTCCTCTTTTCCGACAGATGCGATCGTAGATGACTTTGCATCAGGGTGCACGCGCAATGCCCCGCCTAAGCCTTCCACTTTCCGCACTTTTGTCGATTTCTGGTATGTGTAACGCGTGATAAATTCATAGTCGAAGGCAAACCGGTAAGATTCATCGAATTTGCCGTATTTTTCTACCAATGCCCGTTTGAAAAATAGCGTTTGGTTATGAATCTGCATTCCTTCCAAAATCTGACATTCAAAGCTGTATGACGTTGTTTTCAGGATTTCTGTCACTTCATCATCCGGGGTGATCATATACAGGTCACCATAAATGATATCGTCTTCCTGGCTCTTGGCCGCTTTTCCAAAACGAGCAAACGTGTCCGGAAAATATACATCGTCCGAATTTTGGAAGCCAATGTAGTCTCCCGTTGCTCTTTCCAGCGCTTTGTTGATCGCGTGCACCTGCCCTCTGTCCTTTTCAGAAACCCACCAGGAGACATATTTTTCGTATTTCCTGATCACTTCTAAGCTGTGATCCGTGGAGCCTCCATCTACGATAATGTATTCGAGGTTAGGATAATTTTGGTTTAAAACACTCAGAATCGTCCTTTCCAGATAATCGGCCTGGTTGTAGGAAGGCGTAATGATGGTGAGTTTGGGATAATCCTGCTGATCAGCCGTGTTCTGAGTGCCGTTGATTTTCAGTTCAGATAGAAAACTCCGCAAGTCCTGCGTCATTTTTTTTAGGAAGTGCATATAGTCCTGGTTCGGCTGGTTAATTAAAACTGGTCAATGAATGCAGTAATTGATTTCAATTTTGCTGCAATGTTATTTCTTAAAATCCTGTTCTCCCTGATTTTTGCGGGCTTGCCAAAGCCAGGCATGCGATCGGCAGGAAGTGAATGCTTATACTTGGTCAGCGTTTTCTTGTAGTTATCAAATAACACGTGAAATGCTCTGTTTGAAGACATTAGGCCAATATGATTTGACCACACGGGATCAAAATAGTCTAGTCCTGCAAAATCAAGGGAGATTAACGGCTCTCCTTCAATGTAATAATCTCCGTTTTTGTTTTGAAGCTCGTGATTAAGGATCGAATGCAGTCCG of Dyadobacter chenhuakuii contains these proteins:
- a CDS encoding glycosyltransferase family 2 protein; the protein is MHFLKKMTQDLRSFLSELKINGTQNTADQQDYPKLTIITPSYNQADYLERTILSVLNQNYPNLEYIIVDGGSTDHSLEVIRKYEKYVSWWVSEKDRGQVHAINKALERATGDYIGFQNSDDVYFPDTFARFGKAAKSQEDDIIYGDLYMITPDDEVTEILKTTSYSFECQILEGMQIHNQTLFFKRALVEKYGKFDESYRFAFDYEFITRYTYQKSTKVRKVEGLGGALRVHPDAKSSTIASVGKEEHAKIQKLYISTNGSAALNKIRYLWCRVRKILYFAVRLDLQYIRFRFSR